From Planctomycetota bacterium, a single genomic window includes:
- a CDS encoding DUF4105 domain-containing protein, with the protein MLVLALLLSLLQPASPRDDAPVLLLTISPGELAWERFGHNALVVDGVAYDWGRFDFGNSTGEVAAFVGRFIQGDMEYGFGAADAELLTDFYVNELGREVTVTALALTPAQKNALRSLLTAEPATYQYDYFTDNCSTKLRDLLDQSTDGALAEGMTERTSTYRTEVDRHTEGSWWLWPALAAGMGTRCDEPITAWEQSFIPGELDRHLDQITIDGRPIVTWRRMVGTPTVLAAATPPNRLPLMGLIGVIGAVTLVATSRWVIGRFLTGCTFAFFGLGGCIVLYLWLFTGHDHAGPNASGLLLAPVSLLLGIAMPMRRPTLKQVLAGGVLLCIMGGLAFMVIAGQHAWPVAAAAVPPQLAGLWIATRTPPPKTLNTTDDHDPSQDEGSDRNTRPRTR; encoded by the coding sequence GTGCTGGTCCTCGCACTGCTGCTCTCGCTACTCCAACCGGCATCGCCGAGGGACGATGCTCCGGTACTGTTATTGACGATCTCGCCGGGCGAGTTGGCCTGGGAGCGGTTCGGACATAACGCGTTGGTTGTCGACGGCGTCGCATACGACTGGGGTCGGTTCGATTTCGGCAACTCGACCGGTGAAGTCGCGGCATTTGTCGGGCGTTTCATCCAGGGCGATATGGAGTACGGCTTCGGCGCCGCCGATGCGGAACTGCTCACCGACTTCTACGTCAATGAACTCGGACGCGAAGTGACCGTCACCGCACTCGCGTTGACGCCGGCGCAAAAGAACGCCCTCCGTTCCCTCCTCACTGCGGAGCCGGCGACATACCAGTACGACTACTTCACCGACAACTGCTCTACGAAACTCCGCGACCTGCTCGACCAATCGACAGACGGCGCACTCGCCGAGGGCATGACCGAGCGAACCAGCACCTACCGCACGGAAGTGGACCGCCACACCGAGGGAAGCTGGTGGCTCTGGCCGGCACTGGCGGCGGGGATGGGCACACGCTGCGACGAGCCGATCACGGCATGGGAGCAGAGCTTCATCCCCGGCGAACTCGACCGCCACCTCGACCAGATCACCATCGACGGCCGGCCGATCGTGACATGGCGCCGGATGGTCGGGACGCCCACGGTGCTGGCCGCCGCCACGCCGCCGAACCGGCTCCCATTGATGGGCCTGATCGGTGTGATCGGCGCGGTTACCCTCGTGGCGACAAGCCGGTGGGTGATCGGCCGGTTCCTGACCGGATGCACGTTCGCCTTCTTCGGACTCGGCGGGTGTATCGTGCTGTACCTCTGGCTTTTCACCGGTCACGACCACGCCGGGCCCAATGCGTCGGGGCTGCTGCTCGCGCCGGTTTCGCTGCTGTTGGGTATTGCAATGCCGATGCGGCGACCGACACTGAAACAGGTGCTCGCCGGCGGCGTCCTGCTCTGCATCATGGGCGGCTTGGCGTTCATGGTGATCGCCGGGCAGCATGCCTGGCCCGTCGCCGCCGCAGCCGTTCCGCCGCAACTGGCCGGCCTCTGGATCGCAACCCGCACCCCTCCCCCAAAAACCCTGAACACCACGGACGACCATGACCCATCCCAAGACGAAGGCTCTGATCGCAACACTCGGCCTCGCACTCGGTAG